The following proteins come from a genomic window of Flavobacterium crocinum:
- a CDS encoding T9SS type B sorting domain-containing protein produces MISVTGFANDQYLYISTPSLTNVNFKIIANGGSVVTGTVNSTTPYRYYVGTGLDTQLFTPLNKTGIVSGRGYVIEAEDLVYVSARVNAGITQTGEYNQAGGLVSKGNSGLGTTFRLGAMLNPLYDETLLNFASIMATENGTKITISNIQNGTQLIDGTVVSGPITVTLNKNESYVLALKNYNDAQPVSNSSKMIGALVQSDKSVVVNSGSFGGSNSTLMTTQGRTTYPAGRDVGFDQIVSLEKTGKEYIFIKGLGTDELERVLLVAHYDNTEVFLNGSLTPYKTLKSGEYLVMDGSQFVNDAIYVKTSENVFAYQSIGGTTNPANQNMFFVPPINCATPNTVDNIPQIQSIGNNTFNGFLNIVTEKGASVLLNNSPITVQPLEIEGTTEFVRYNIPDLSGDVAVKSTKQIYVSYFGTNGFATYGGYYSGFDLKPEIVSAKIALENSSCIPNVSLKINTLSSYDTFQWYKDDIAIVGETKNNYAPTQPGFYQVKGGISGCVTNIFSDKIPVSECPINQDNDLANDNIDIDYDNDGITNCTESYGDQPINTSYTNSGFLTVGTYFNSFSGTFSNSTALIATSFSGNTDGNFITRIGVGKASVSYSLNFTKPINLRLEYSTTANTDELLNPNAEYIINSDVNKTFTVLNPDNQLLIDTNYDGIYESGVTEFSSFEIRFRLNGTAPLAAGTGTFKFQSYQTQSFKITHKNLSDETESKSTFKLVATCVPKDTDGDGIPDQLDLDSDNDGIPDLIESQIQPKPLSNVDINLDGLDDMFILSANPPDTDKDGIPNYLDLDSDNDGIYDLVESGSNAPDANRDGIIDTMDFGTNGLSNSLETSPDNGILKYTVLDSDNDGIKNYTEIDSDDDGCNDVIEAGFTDPDFDGQLGKAPLIVNSFGIVTSRTDGYTPPNGNYIIATPIIITKQPENQTVCELEKAFFSVESNADSFQWQFSSDGGTIWNALAESSVYTGTKTATLTIQKTGNTMNGYQYRVFLNRINNACGLTSANSVTLNILTLPVLNSPITLVQCDDDTDGISNFNLTEKNSFVSANSANETFSYYTTLAGANAKDPATLISNPVSFRSNNKIIWTRVENSSGCFSVAQLNLVVSTTQIDPNFKRLLAVCDDSVETLSTDIDGIANFDFSSVTNEIRAMLPSSGTNYSIKYYTNEIDAFAETNAITDPANYRNTTQNQEIIWVRVDNDLDNACFGIGPFITLKVNAKPDIDINIDKSADELVCSNLPSFFVKLDAGIIGNIAANTYTYIWSKDGSVIPGETNETLDVNEEGKYAVEVFTKDETSCSRIRTITVTASDIAHLDSVSISDLSDFNTVEVNVSGTGNYEYSIDDANGSFQDSNLFENVRAGIHELYINDKNNCGKVSKTIAVLGIPKYFTPNNDGYNDYWNIQGANEIFNSGAKILIFDRYGKLIKQIISTGNGWDGTYSGSPMPADDYWYTIKLEDGREVKGHFSLKR; encoded by the coding sequence TTGATTTCTGTTACAGGATTTGCAAACGATCAATATTTATATATTTCAACCCCAAGTCTTACAAACGTAAATTTTAAAATCATAGCCAATGGCGGCAGTGTAGTTACCGGAACTGTAAACAGTACTACTCCATATCGCTATTATGTTGGAACAGGCCTGGACACCCAACTTTTTACGCCATTAAATAAAACCGGAATTGTATCCGGCAGAGGATACGTTATTGAGGCAGAAGATTTGGTTTATGTAAGTGCCAGGGTGAATGCAGGAATTACTCAAACCGGCGAATACAATCAAGCCGGCGGATTGGTCTCTAAAGGAAACAGTGGTCTGGGTACTACTTTTAGATTAGGCGCAATGTTAAATCCGTTGTATGATGAAACATTATTAAATTTTGCTTCTATCATGGCCACTGAAAACGGCACTAAAATTACGATTTCAAATATTCAAAACGGAACACAACTTATAGACGGAACAGTTGTCTCCGGTCCAATAACAGTAACACTTAACAAAAATGAAAGTTATGTACTGGCATTGAAAAATTACAACGACGCTCAACCTGTATCAAATAGTTCTAAAATGATTGGAGCGTTAGTTCAGTCGGATAAATCAGTTGTGGTTAATTCCGGTTCTTTTGGAGGTAGTAATAGTACTCTCATGACAACTCAGGGCAGAACCACATACCCTGCCGGAAGAGATGTTGGTTTTGATCAAATCGTTTCTCTTGAAAAAACAGGAAAGGAATATATCTTCATAAAAGGTCTTGGTACAGACGAATTGGAACGCGTTTTACTGGTTGCACATTACGATAATACGGAAGTTTTTCTAAATGGTTCTCTTACTCCGTATAAAACTCTTAAAAGCGGTGAATATCTTGTAATGGATGGAAGCCAGTTTGTTAATGATGCCATATATGTAAAAACATCCGAAAATGTATTCGCTTACCAAAGTATTGGTGGAACAACAAATCCGGCCAATCAAAATATGTTTTTTGTACCTCCAATAAATTGCGCTACACCAAATACAGTCGATAATATTCCACAGATTCAATCTATTGGTAATAACACTTTTAATGGGTTTCTAAATATTGTAACTGAAAAAGGAGCCTCTGTTTTATTAAACAACTCTCCAATTACAGTTCAACCTCTGGAAATTGAAGGAACAACTGAATTTGTACGTTATAATATACCAGATTTATCAGGAGATGTAGCTGTAAAATCAACGAAACAGATATATGTATCTTATTTTGGAACAAATGGCTTTGCAACTTATGGAGGTTACTATTCCGGCTTTGATTTAAAGCCTGAAATTGTAAGCGCCAAAATTGCACTGGAAAATTCCTCCTGCATTCCGAATGTATCTTTAAAAATAAACACGTTATCTTCTTATGATACTTTTCAGTGGTATAAGGATGATATCGCAATTGTTGGCGAAACCAAAAACAACTACGCTCCTACTCAGCCTGGTTTTTATCAGGTTAAAGGAGGTATTTCCGGTTGTGTTACTAACATTTTCTCTGATAAAATTCCGGTAAGTGAATGTCCTATTAATCAGGACAATGATTTGGCTAATGATAATATTGACATTGATTATGATAATGACGGAATAACAAATTGTACTGAATCTTATGGGGATCAACCTATAAATACTTCATACACAAATTCGGGATTTTTAACTGTGGGTACGTATTTCAATTCTTTTTCAGGTACATTTAGCAATTCAACTGCACTTATTGCTACTTCTTTTTCAGGAAATACAGACGGGAATTTTATTACCAGAATCGGTGTAGGAAAAGCTTCAGTAAGTTATAGTTTAAATTTCACAAAACCAATAAATCTTCGTTTAGAATATAGCACCACGGCCAATACAGATGAGTTATTAAACCCTAATGCTGAATACATTATAAACTCAGATGTAAATAAAACTTTTACAGTTTTAAATCCTGACAATCAACTATTAATTGATACCAATTATGATGGAATATATGAAAGCGGAGTTACAGAATTCTCTTCTTTTGAAATTCGATTTAGATTAAACGGTACTGCTCCGCTAGCCGCGGGAACTGGTACTTTCAAGTTTCAGTCGTATCAAACCCAATCGTTTAAAATCACACATAAAAATCTTTCCGATGAAACCGAAAGCAAATCAACTTTCAAGCTCGTTGCAACCTGTGTCCCAAAAGACACTGATGGAGACGGTATTCCGGATCAATTGGATTTAGATTCAGATAATGATGGTATTCCGGATTTAATCGAATCACAAATACAACCAAAACCATTGTCTAATGTTGACATTAATTTAGATGGATTGGATGATATGTTTATTTTATCTGCTAATCCTCCGGATACGGATAAAGATGGCATTCCCAATTATCTTGATTTAGACAGTGATAATGATGGAATCTACGATTTAGTAGAATCCGGAAGTAATGCTCCGGATGCAAACAGAGACGGAATAATTGATACAATGGATTTTGGAACTAATGGTTTATCTAATTCTTTAGAAACCAGTCCCGACAATGGTATTTTAAAATACACTGTTTTAGATTCTGATAATGATGGTATAAAAAATTATACTGAAATTGACAGTGACGATGATGGCTGTAACGATGTTATTGAAGCCGGTTTTACAGATCCTGATTTTGACGGTCAGTTAGGAAAGGCTCCATTAATTGTAAATTCTTTCGGAATTGTAACCAGCAGAACCGATGGTTATACCCCTCCAAATGGAAATTATATTATTGCAACCCCTATTATAATTACAAAACAACCCGAAAATCAAACAGTTTGTGAACTGGAGAAAGCATTTTTTTCTGTAGAATCTAATGCTGACAGTTTCCAATGGCAATTCTCAAGCGATGGCGGAACAATCTGGAATGCATTAGCTGAAAGTTCTGTTTATACCGGAACCAAAACAGCAACTCTGACAATTCAAAAAACAGGTAACACAATGAATGGATACCAATATCGTGTGTTTTTAAACAGAATCAACAATGCCTGTGGATTGACTTCTGCTAATTCGGTAACATTAAATATTCTGACTCTTCCTGTATTAAATTCTCCAATTACACTTGTACAGTGTGATGATGATACTGATGGTATTTCCAACTTTAATTTAACGGAAAAAAACAGTTTTGTTTCGGCCAATTCTGCAAATGAAACCTTCTCCTATTACACTACCTTAGCCGGAGCAAACGCAAAAGATCCCGCTACTTTAATTTCAAATCCTGTTTCTTTTAGAAGTAACAACAAGATTATTTGGACAAGAGTTGAAAATTCAAGTGGGTGCTTTTCTGTTGCCCAATTAAATCTTGTAGTATCTACAACTCAAATCGACCCAAATTTCAAAAGACTGCTTGCTGTATGTGATGATTCAGTTGAAACTTTAAGTACCGATATCGATGGAATTGCAAACTTTGACTTTAGCAGTGTAACAAATGAAATTAGAGCAATGCTACCTTCTTCCGGAACAAATTATTCTATAAAATATTATACAAATGAAATAGATGCTTTCGCTGAAACAAATGCAATTACAGATCCTGCAAATTATAGAAATACAACCCAGAATCAGGAGATTATCTGGGTAAGAGTAGACAACGATCTGGATAATGCTTGTTTCGGAATAGGACCATTTATCACATTAAAGGTAAATGCAAAACCTGACATTGATATTAATATTGACAAAAGTGCAGATGAATTAGTTTGTTCAAATTTACCTTCTTTCTTTGTTAAACTGGATGCCGGAATTATTGGAAACATAGCAGCCAATACATATACTTATATCTGGTCAAAAGATGGAAGTGTAATTCCGGGAGAAACGAATGAAACTTTAGATGTTAATGAAGAAGGAAAATATGCAGTAGAAGTTTTCACAAAAGACGAAACAAGCTGTAGTAGAATCAGAACTATAACAGTAACTGCTTCAGATATTGCACATCTTGATTCTGTTTCTATTTCAGACTTATCTGATTTTAATACAGTCGAAGTAAATGTTTCGGGTACCGGAAATTATGAATATAGTATTGATGATGCAAACGGATCTTTTCAGGATTCAAACTTATTTGAAAATGTACGCGCCGGAATACATGAACTGTACATAAATGACAAAAATAATTGTGGCAAAGTTTCCAAAACTATTGCTGTTCTTGGCATACCTAAATATTTCACCCCTAATAATGATGGTTATAATGACTATTGGAATATACAAGGAGCTAATGAGATTTTTAACTCAGGTGCCAAAATCCTGATTTTCGATCGATATGGTAAATTAATCAAACAGATTATTTCTACAGGAAATGGCTGGGACGGAACTTATTCCGGCAGCCCCATGCCGGCAGATGATTATTGGTATACCATAAAACTGGAAGACGGACGAGAAGTAAAAGGACATTTTAGTTTGAAAAGATAA
- the proS gene encoding proline--tRNA ligase translates to MSKNLTTRSEDYSKWYNELVVKADLAENSGVRGCMVIKPYGYAIWEKMQAELDRMFKETGHQNAYFPLFVPKSMFEAEETNAEGFAKECAVVTHYRLKNDEERPGKLMVDPNAKLEEELIVRPTSEAIIWSTYKGWVQSYRDLPLLINQWANVVRWEMRTRLFLRTAEFLWQEGHTAHATKTEAIEESEKMMNVYADFVENFMAIPVVKGIKTETERFAGADETYCIEALMQDGKALQAGTSHFLGQNFAKAFDVKFANAEGKQEHVWGTSWGVSTRLMGALIMTHSDDQGLVLPPNLAPIQVVIVPIHKTDEQLAQITAAVNELTAKLRKLRISVKFDDRTTQKPGFKFAEWELKGVPVRIAVGPKDLENGTFEVARRDNLTKEVVASENIVDHINDLLEQIQKDLFDKAFDYRNTHITEVNSFEEFKEVLEGKGGFISAHWDGTAATEEKIKDLTKATIRCIPLDAVEEAGICVFTGNPSTKRVLFAKAY, encoded by the coding sequence ATGAGTAAGAACCTCACTACAAGATCAGAAGATTATTCGAAATGGTATAACGAGCTGGTTGTTAAGGCAGATCTGGCTGAAAATTCAGGAGTTAGAGGATGTATGGTGATTAAACCGTACGGATATGCTATTTGGGAAAAAATGCAGGCTGAATTAGATCGCATGTTTAAAGAAACAGGACATCAAAATGCTTATTTTCCTTTATTCGTGCCGAAGAGCATGTTTGAGGCTGAAGAGACAAATGCTGAAGGATTTGCAAAAGAATGTGCTGTAGTCACACATTACAGATTAAAAAATGATGAAGAGAGACCTGGGAAATTAATGGTTGATCCAAATGCTAAATTGGAAGAGGAGCTTATTGTTCGTCCAACCAGTGAGGCAATTATTTGGTCTACTTATAAAGGATGGGTTCAGTCGTATAGAGATTTACCTTTGTTAATTAATCAATGGGCAAATGTTGTTCGTTGGGAAATGCGTACCCGTTTGTTTTTAAGAACTGCTGAGTTTTTATGGCAGGAAGGGCATACAGCTCATGCTACAAAGACAGAAGCTATTGAAGAGTCTGAAAAAATGATGAATGTTTATGCTGATTTTGTCGAGAATTTCATGGCAATTCCGGTAGTAAAAGGAATAAAAACAGAAACAGAACGTTTTGCTGGTGCTGATGAAACTTATTGTATCGAAGCGTTGATGCAGGATGGTAAAGCATTGCAAGCTGGAACGTCACACTTTTTGGGGCAGAACTTTGCTAAGGCTTTTGATGTTAAGTTTGCTAATGCAGAAGGGAAACAGGAACATGTATGGGGGACATCATGGGGAGTTTCAACTCGTTTGATGGGAGCTTTAATTATGACGCATTCTGATGATCAGGGATTGGTATTGCCTCCAAATTTGGCACCAATTCAAGTTGTTATTGTTCCAATTCATAAAACAGATGAACAATTGGCTCAGATTACGGCTGCGGTTAATGAATTGACGGCGAAACTTAGAAAATTAAGAATCTCTGTTAAATTTGATGACAGAACAACTCAAAAACCAGGATTTAAATTTGCAGAATGGGAATTAAAAGGGGTTCCTGTTAGAATTGCAGTTGGTCCAAAAGATTTAGAAAACGGAACTTTTGAAGTGGCAAGACGTGATAATTTGACAAAAGAAGTCGTTGCCAGTGAAAATATCGTTGATCATATCAATGATCTTTTGGAGCAGATTCAAAAAGATTTATTTGACAAAGCTTTTGACTATCGTAATACTCATATTACGGAAGTGAATAGTTTTGAGGAATTTAAAGAAGTTTTAGAAGGTAAAGGAGGTTTTATTTCTGCACATTGGGATGGAACTGCGGCTACCGAAGAAAAAATAAAAGATTTGACAAAAGCAACCATTCGTTGTATTCCTTTGGATGCTGTTGAAGAGGCGGGAATCTGTGTGTTTACTGGGAATCCTTCTACTAAGCGAGTGCTTTTCGCGAAGGCGTATTAA
- the typA gene encoding translational GTPase TypA, with translation MESIRNIAIIAHVDHGKTTLVDKIMYHCQLFRENENTGDLILDNNDLERERGITITSKNVSVQYKGTKINIIDTPGHADFGGEVERVLNMADGVCLLVDAFEGPMPQTRFVLQKAIDLGLKPCVVINKVDKENCTPEEVHEKVFDLMFELGATEEQLDFPAVYGSAKNNWMSDDWKVQTQNIEPLLDMVIANVPAPKVSEGTPQMLITSLDFSSFTGRIAIGRLERGTLKEGMPISLVKRDGKIIKSRIKELHTFEGLGRRKVEEVVAGDICAVVGIEGFEIGDTIADFENPEALQTIAIDEPTMSMLFTINDSPFFGKEGKFVTSRHIRERLTKELEKNLAMKVGETDSADKFMVFGRGVLHLSVLIETMRREGYELQIGQPQVIIKEVDGVKCEPIEELTIDLPENLSGRAVEFVTIRKGEMLSMEGKGERMIIKFNIPSRGIIGLRNQLLTATAGEAIMAHRFIGYEPYKGEIPGRNNGSLISMENGKAIPYSIDKLQDRGKFFVDPNEDIYEGQVIGENTRSDDMTVNVTKTKKLSNVRSSGADDKARIIPAIKFSLEEALEYIQKDEYVEVTPKSLRLRKIYLSETDRKRYKI, from the coding sequence ATGGAATCTATTAGAAACATTGCAATTATTGCCCACGTCGATCACGGTAAAACAACTTTGGTTGATAAAATTATGTATCACTGTCAGTTATTTCGTGAGAACGAAAACACAGGTGATTTAATCTTAGATAATAATGATTTAGAGCGTGAGAGAGGTATTACAATTACTTCTAAGAACGTTTCTGTTCAATATAAAGGAACAAAAATCAATATTATCGATACTCCAGGCCACGCCGATTTTGGAGGTGAAGTTGAACGTGTATTGAACATGGCCGATGGTGTATGTTTGCTAGTGGATGCTTTTGAAGGACCAATGCCACAAACGCGTTTCGTATTACAAAAAGCGATTGACTTAGGTCTTAAGCCTTGTGTAGTTATCAACAAAGTCGACAAAGAAAACTGTACTCCTGAAGAGGTTCACGAAAAAGTTTTTGACTTAATGTTTGAATTAGGTGCAACTGAAGAGCAGCTGGATTTCCCGGCAGTTTACGGTTCTGCAAAAAACAACTGGATGTCTGATGACTGGAAAGTGCAAACACAAAACATTGAGCCTTTATTAGACATGGTAATTGCTAATGTTCCTGCTCCTAAAGTATCTGAAGGTACTCCACAAATGTTGATTACTTCTTTAGATTTCTCTTCTTTTACAGGTCGTATTGCTATTGGACGTCTTGAAAGAGGTACTTTGAAAGAAGGAATGCCAATTTCTCTTGTAAAAAGAGATGGTAAAATCATCAAATCCAGAATTAAAGAATTACACACTTTCGAAGGTTTAGGCCGTAGAAAAGTAGAAGAAGTTGTTGCCGGAGATATTTGTGCTGTTGTAGGTATTGAAGGTTTTGAAATTGGTGATACTATTGCTGACTTCGAAAATCCTGAAGCTTTACAAACAATCGCTATTGATGAGCCAACAATGAGTATGTTGTTTACAATTAACGATTCTCCTTTCTTTGGTAAAGAAGGTAAATTCGTTACTTCTCGTCACATCCGTGAAAGATTAACAAAAGAGTTGGAGAAAAACTTAGCGATGAAAGTTGGAGAAACTGATTCTGCTGATAAATTCATGGTTTTTGGCCGTGGTGTATTGCACTTATCTGTTCTTATTGAAACAATGAGAAGAGAAGGGTACGAGCTTCAAATTGGTCAGCCACAAGTTATCATCAAAGAAGTTGATGGTGTGAAATGTGAGCCAATTGAGGAATTAACGATTGACTTACCAGAAAATCTTTCAGGTAGAGCGGTTGAATTTGTAACTATCCGTAAAGGAGAAATGCTTTCTATGGAAGGTAAAGGTGAGCGTATGATTATTAAATTCAACATTCCATCTCGTGGAATTATCGGTTTAAGAAATCAATTGCTTACTGCTACAGCTGGTGAGGCTATCATGGCACACCGTTTTATTGGGTACGAACCATACAAAGGAGAAATTCCTGGACGTAACAACGGTTCATTAATCTCTATGGAGAACGGAAAAGCTATTCCTTACTCTATCGATAAATTACAGGATCGTGGTAAATTCTTCGTTGATCCAAACGAGGATATCTACGAGGGACAAGTTATTGGTGAAAACACTCGTAGCGACGATATGACTGTTAACGTTACTAAAACGAAAAAACTTTCTAACGTACGTTCTTCTGGAGCTGATGATAAAGCTAGAATTATTCCAGCTATCAAATTCTCTTTAGAGGAAGCTTTAGAATACATTCAAAAAGATGAGTACGTTGAAGTTACTCCAAAATCTTTACGTTTAAGAAAAATCTACTTAAGCGAAACAGATAGAAAAAGATATAAAATCTAA
- a CDS encoding PAS domain-containing sensor histidine kinase: MKSKTLQITLIYIIISILMAVLCHKLLIGYFSSSEYLYLSLLKDIVFILITGLVFRFILSKNEKRSITIFEKLNKTNVEIKESNEKYDIVAKATSDTIWDWKIQEDSINWNKGIESVFGYNPEEVGKTSKWWFDKIHPEDSIRMSIKLYSFIEQKTEKWQDQYRFRCADGTYKYVLDRGFLLKDENGRAIRMIGAIQDITKQKEEEQRLKLLETVITQSKDSILITEANSPEGKIPKIVYVNPAFSQMSGYLSNEIIGKSPNIFKGPNSDSDELKKLLRAIKNEEECLIETITYTKNKEEYWVRFSMIPIFSNEGVISHWISIQRDITDEKKLETEKEHLIRELTQNNKDLKQFSYITSHNLRAPLSNLIGLLNLIEDIPVENEELEEILAGFTKSTHLLNETINDLVKVIIIKDNPSMQKEEVSLKEVFENVFSQLSFQIESHKPIIKLKFDKVPELITNKAYIESILLNLLTNSIKYKSENRKLKISITAEKIENKTILTFKDNGIGIDLERNRDKVFGLYQRFHNYPDSKGLGLYLVKSQVETMGGIISIESEVNKGTTFTITFKN, encoded by the coding sequence ATGAAAAGTAAAACTCTCCAAATTACTCTTATTTACATCATCATCTCGATACTTATGGCTGTTTTGTGTCATAAACTGCTCATAGGCTACTTTTCATCTTCAGAATACTTGTATTTATCCCTTTTAAAAGATATTGTATTCATCTTAATTACAGGATTGGTCTTTAGATTTATACTTTCAAAAAACGAAAAAAGAAGCATAACAATTTTTGAAAAACTAAACAAAACCAACGTAGAAATAAAAGAATCCAATGAAAAATATGACATTGTTGCAAAAGCGACCAGCGATACTATTTGGGATTGGAAAATACAAGAGGATAGCATAAATTGGAACAAAGGAATAGAAAGTGTTTTTGGGTACAACCCGGAAGAAGTAGGAAAAACTTCAAAATGGTGGTTCGACAAAATCCACCCGGAAGACAGTATCCGAATGTCAATAAAGTTATATTCGTTTATTGAACAAAAAACAGAAAAATGGCAGGATCAATATCGTTTCAGATGTGCTGACGGAACTTATAAATATGTCCTCGACAGAGGTTTTTTACTAAAAGACGAAAACGGAAGAGCCATCAGAATGATTGGAGCTATTCAGGATATTACAAAACAAAAAGAAGAAGAACAAAGATTAAAACTTCTGGAAACCGTAATTACCCAGTCTAAAGATTCAATTTTAATCACTGAAGCCAATTCTCCGGAAGGAAAAATCCCAAAAATAGTGTATGTAAACCCGGCATTCTCTCAAATGTCAGGTTATTTATCTAACGAAATAATCGGAAAATCACCAAACATTTTTAAAGGCCCAAACTCCGATTCTGATGAATTAAAAAAACTTTTAAGAGCCATCAAAAATGAAGAAGAGTGCTTAATCGAAACTATAACGTACACCAAAAATAAAGAAGAATATTGGGTGCGTTTTTCTATGATTCCGATTTTCAGTAACGAAGGAGTCATTTCGCACTGGATTTCAATACAAAGAGACATTACGGATGAAAAAAAACTGGAAACAGAAAAAGAGCATCTCATTCGCGAATTAACACAAAACAATAAAGATTTAAAACAGTTTTCCTATATTACTTCACATAATCTAAGAGCGCCATTATCTAATTTAATTGGTCTTTTAAACTTAATTGAAGATATTCCGGTAGAAAACGAAGAACTGGAAGAAATCTTAGCCGGCTTCACTAAATCGACACATTTACTAAACGAAACTATTAATGACTTAGTAAAAGTTATCATCATAAAAGACAACCCTTCCATGCAAAAAGAAGAAGTCTCTTTAAAAGAAGTTTTCGAAAATGTATTCAGTCAGCTTTCCTTTCAAATAGAATCACATAAGCCTATAATAAAACTTAAGTTTGACAAAGTTCCTGAACTTATTACAAACAAAGCTTATATCGAAAGCATCCTACTAAATCTACTTACTAATTCTATTAAATACAAATCAGAAAACAGAAAGTTAAAAATCTCAATAACGGCAGAAAAAATAGAAAACAAAACAATACTAACCTTCAAAGACAACGGAATTGGAATTGATTTGGAAAGAAATCGGGACAAAGTATTTGGATTATACCAAAGATTTCACAACTATCCGGACAGTAAAGGATTAGGTCTTTATCTTGTAAAATCGCAGGTAGAAACAATGGGAGGAATAATTTCTATCGAAAGCGAAGTCAACAAAGGAACAACATTTACAATAACTTTTAAAAATTAA
- a CDS encoding response regulator: MLEQILCIDDDPITLMLCKKVISKSSFSHEVITAQNGEEALHHFNTLKYTNDKNKRKPELIFLDLNMPIMGGWEFLDHFTSSDYKDFNSAPVIVLSSTIDPEDLAKAKKYPIIIDFLSKPITLPMLEYLKKKINI; encoded by the coding sequence ATGCTCGAGCAGATTTTATGCATTGACGATGACCCCATCACGCTGATGTTATGCAAAAAAGTAATTTCTAAATCTTCATTTTCTCACGAAGTTATTACAGCTCAAAACGGTGAAGAAGCACTCCATCATTTCAACACCTTAAAATACACTAATGATAAAAACAAAAGAAAACCGGAATTAATTTTTCTAGATTTAAATATGCCAATAATGGGCGGCTGGGAGTTTTTAGATCATTTTACTTCTTCAGACTACAAAGATTTCAACTCTGCTCCTGTCATTGTACTATCTTCTACTATTGATCCGGAAGATCTCGCGAAAGCAAAAAAATACCCTATAATAATCGATTTTTTATCAAAACCAATTACATTACCAATGCTGGAATACCTTAAGAAAAAAATAAACATTTGA
- the rpsT gene encoding 30S ribosomal protein S20: MANHKSALKRIRSNEKKRVLNRYQHKTTRNAIKALRLATDKSDAAAKLSTVISMIDKLAKKNIIHDNKASNLKSKLTKHVAKL, from the coding sequence ATGGCAAATCATAAGTCAGCATTAAAAAGAATCAGAAGTAACGAAAAGAAAAGAGTTCTTAACAGATATCAACATAAAACTACTCGTAATGCTATTAAAGCATTAAGATTAGCTACTGATAAATCTGATGCTGCTGCTAAATTATCTACTGTAATCTCTATGATTGATAAATTAGCTAAAAAGAACATCATTCATGATAATAAAGCTTCTAACTTGAAGTCTAAATTAACTAAACACGTTGCTAAATTGTAA